In a single window of the Salvelinus namaycush isolate Seneca chromosome 18, SaNama_1.0, whole genome shotgun sequence genome:
- the LOC120063219 gene encoding indoleamine 2,3-dioxygenase 2-like translates to MATTITDSQKPFSLDPYHVSEVSGFILPAPLTELPPYYQPWMDIAQHVTELIYSHTLRSHILKMPLLNTRFLESHRELRLAHLALSVMTMGYVWQEGENDTVKMLPRNLAIPYWKVSQRLGLPPILTHADAVLANWKKRDPHGPFDMENLELLVTLPGGDSVKGFFMVTLLVELAAVPAIKSIPLVINGVQCGDAETVTSALEEISQAMEGMTDALKLMHAYVKPEVFYGIIRIYLSGWKDNSSMPAGLVYEGIQAEPMEYSGASAAQSSLLHCFDELLGVKHEEKCGAFLTRMRNYMPSSHKHLIQDISLQPSLRGFVQQEASELLTAAFQLCVTKLMALRSYHINVVSRFITVPAARARQLRSQGNSSQEETVSRAPTALEETGTGGSGIMSFLKTVRDRTRDVSLPLDNRAMQKSTNGAQPQNTQYTTHQTHLQSNTF, encoded by the exons ACAGAGTTGCCGCCATACTACCAGCCCTGGATGGACATTGCCCAGCATGTTACAGAGCTCATCTACTCTCACACGCTGCGCTCCCACATTCTCAAG ATGCCCTTGCTGAACACCCGATTCCTGGAGAGCCACAGAGAACTGCGCCTGGCCCATTTGGCCCTGAGTGTGATGACCATGGGCTACGTGTGGcaggagggggagaatgacacaGTCAAG ATGCTCCCCCGCAACCTGGCCATTCCATACTGGAAGGTGTCTCAGCGTCTAGGCCTTCCTCCCATCCTTACCCATGCAGACGCAGTACTGGCTAACTGGAAGAAGAGGGATCCACATGG ACCATTTGACATGGA GAACTTGGAGTTGCTTGTCACTCTGCCTGGTGGGGACAGTGTGAAGGGATTCTTCATGGTCACTCTACTAGTGGAGCTGGCTGCAGTGCCAGCCATCAAG AGTATTCCCCTGGTTATTAATGGGGTCCAGTGTGGTGATGCTGAGACTGTGACAAGTGCACTAGAGGAAATCAGCCAGGCGATGGAGGGCATGACAGATGCACTCAAACTGATGCATG CGTATGTCAAGCCAGAAGTCTTCTATGGCATTATAAGGATCTATCTGTCTGG GTGGAAAGATAACTCATCCATGCCAGCTGGTTTGGTGTATGAAGGCATCCAGGCAGAGCCTATGGAGTATTCTGGTGCGAGTGCTGCCCAGAGCAGTCTGCTGCACTGCTTTGATGAGTTGCTAGGAGTCAAACATGAGGAAAAGTGTG GAGCCTTTCTGACCCGTATGAGAAACTACATGCCCTCTTCCCACAAGCATCTGATCCAGGACATATCTCTGCAGCCCTCCCTGCGAGGCTTTGTCCAGCAGGAGGCTAGTGAGCTTCTGACCGCAGCTTTTCAGCTATGTGTGACCAAGCTAATGGCCCTCCGCAGCTACCACATCAACGTGGTCAGCCGCTTCATCACCGTTCCCGCTGCCCGTGCCCGCCAGCTGCGAAGCCAGGGCAACAGTTCCCAGGAGGAGACTGTCAGCAGGGCGCCCACGGCTCTAGAGGAGACGGGTACTGGCGGCTCGGGCATCATGAGCTTCCTAAAGACTGTGAGGGACCGCACACGGGACGTCTCCCTGCCTCTGGACAACAGGGCCATGCAGAAGAGCACAAATGGAGCACAACCTcaaaacacacaatacacaaCTCATCAAACACATCTGCAATCTAACACATTTTAG